The Deltaproteobacteria bacterium HGW-Deltaproteobacteria-18 nucleotide sequence CGCGCTGCTCTTGGCCGAGAAAGTGGAGAACCACGACGTCTTCAAGGTTTGCAGAAAGCTCGGCTTCACCTATTTTCAAGGATTTTTTCTGAATCGCCCCGAGGTCATACCCGGGCGCAAGCTGTCTGCCTCGCAAGTCAACAAGATCAAGTTGTTAAGGGAATTGAGCGTCCCGGACGTGGAATCCTCAAGGCTGGTGGAGATTATTCAGACGGATCTGTCCATTTCCTACCGGCTGCTCAAATACATAAATTCCGCATTCTTCGGCCTGCAAATCAAGGTCACCTCGATCCCGCGTGCGGTTTCCATGCTTGGATCCCGGAATCTCAGGCAGTGGCTGCAGGTGGTCATCCTTTCCGATGTCAGCACCGAGGACAAAGCCCACGAACTGGTCCGCATTTCCGTACAGCGGGCCCGTTTTCTTCATCTTTTGGCGCAGAAACATCCCACGTCGTTCGATCAGGATGGCATGTTCCTCATGGGCTTTTTTTCCCTGCTCGACGCCATTCTGGACCAGTCCATGGGCCGGGTGCTGGAGGAGATCCCCCTGGACCCCGCCATAAAACGGGCCCTGACAGATCCGGATGATCCCAATGCGGTCTGGCTGTCCCTGCTCGACGAGATTGACCGTTGCAACTGGGATCGCCTGACGGCAAAAACCGAGCAGATGGGAATTCCCATCACCCTCGTCAACAGGCTCTCCGCCGAGGCCTCGATCTGGGCGATCTGGGTCACGAGTTGAGCGGTGCTGCCCGCTTCTGGCGGACTGTTTTGGCCCAGGTGCTTGAGTATCCACGCAACATCCCGTAACCACATAATATTGTGTCCTGAATACTTTTCCATCAAGGTGCCTGCATGGTTGAGCTGTTTTTTTATCCCGCTTTTTTTTATACCATTGCCCTCATTCTGGGACTTTGCCTGGGCAGTTTCTACAATGTCTGCGTGCATCGCTATCTGGTGGGCATGTCCGTGATCAGTCCCGGCTCGCATTGTCCGGCCTGCGGCCACGTGCTTTCCTGGTGGGAAAATATTCCGGTCCTGTCCTACCTGCTGCTGGGTGCGAAGTGCCGTTCCTGCAAGGGGAAGATCCACTGGCGCTATCCGGCTGTGGAGCTTTTGTCCGGAATCCTGGCCCTGCTCTTTGCGATCAAATTCGGTCCGACGGCGCAGTGGTTGACCTACATGGTATTTCTGGGGATTTTTCTGGTGGCCTCTTTCATCGATCTGGACTCCTTCATTCTGCCCGACGTTTTGACCTATCCGGCGGCCATCCTGGCTTTGTCCACCCCGCTTTTTCTGCCCGTGGACTGGGTTGAGACCTTGCTTGGCGCTTTTTTTGGCGCGGGAATCTTTCTTGTCCTGCAACAGGTTTACCTGCGGCTGCGCGGGATCGATGCCCTCGGAACCGGGGACATCAAACTCATGCTCAGCCTTGGGGCCTTGGTCGGCCTGTCCTTGCTGCCACTCATGATCCTTCTCTCCGCCCTGTGCGCCCTTGCGGTCGCCGTGGTCTACCTGCGCCGTCCCGAAGGCCAGGGTCTGCGCACGGCCGTCCCATTCGGCCCGTTTCTCTGTCTTGGCGCGGTCCTGACCCTGCTCTGGGGAGAGGACCTGCTCCTGATGATCATGAATTTTTGAAGCGGCCAAACATTTTGGGCGTGCAAGCGGACACCGCGGCATGGACGGGCAGCGGCGGGATGTACGCCGCTTGAAGGTGATTTTTGACTGTTTTGCGAGCCTTGGGGCCGTGCCCCAGGTCAGGGCAGGAAGGCTTTGGCGATAAGGTAGAGGTCGTTGAAGGGCGTCCCGGACTTGATGGCGGACATCATCTGCATGGACAGGTCCATCTTCATTTCCGTGGCTTCGAGAATCTCCTTTTTGACCAGATTGAGCCGGAATTTGACAAAGTCGTAGTCGAACCCGTCATTGATGAGCGCGAGGCCGTCCTTGAAATACTGGGACGAGATGTATTCCTGAAATCCGAGGAGATGCTCGACTCCGTTTCTTCTGGCCAGCATGCAGTAGAAAATGAGGTTTATGATCAACGCCTCGATCTTGAGCTTGTGGTCGATGTTGAGAAACTTGGTCTTGTTCAGCTCGGCATTGTCCAGATTCCTGAGCATGAGCTGGGCGACCTCGAAGACCTGTTTTTCAAAAATGGGCGCGATGTGGAATTTGGACAAAAAGCGGATCATCACTTTTTGCGGGTTTTCCTTGGACACGATACCCAACAGGCCGATGGCCATGAGCACGTATTTGCGGTGCAATTCGGCCAGGATGTTTTTTTTTCTGACCTGAGCCAGTTCCTCGCAGCGATTGGGAGAAAACGATGAGGCGGCCAGTTCGAGCAGAAACCTGACGTGGGGCTCGCGGGTGTGCTTTGCCTCCTCAAGCAGGAAATCGCCGCTTTTTTTCCTGGAGTCCATGGTCTTTTTCACGGACAGCCAAAAAGCGGCCACTCCTTCCAGCGGCATCTCCATGAGATCGAATTCCTTGGGAGCCGTCAGCGACCTGGCGCTGGCCCCGAGCAGCAGCTCGGAGACCTGTTCGTTGATGTTTCCCGTGCCGTTCATGGGCTTATTCGAAGCAGAATTCCAGGGTGAAGGTCCCGGCTTCGCAGGAGAAGGGTATGGCGATGGCCAGGGCCGAACTCATGTGCGCAATGGTGTGGTTATCGCCCATGATGACCGACGGGGTGGAGCCCTGCAGCTTGAGACCCATGTCGACCAGACCCACACGGGCTTGGCCGGAGATCATGTTCGTGATCTCGCCCATGGCGTCCTGTACGTCCTGCAGGATGTCCTCGATGGCGTCGCCGAGCATCTGCTTGACGATGTGCACGGCGGTCTTGCGATCGAAGGAGATGGAGAAGGTTCCCTGTTTGTCCCCGGTGATGCCAATTACGGCGGAGACATCGCCTCTGGCCATTTTGTCTTTCTTGACATACGGCGTGCCGGCCACGACTTCGAGGGCGGCCATGGCGGCGAGGACGTCTTTAGTTGCTTTGATGAAGGGTTTGGCCAGCGATGGGTCCATGGGGTTCTCCTTGGGAGGTGCGTGGATGGGAAAACTTCACACCGTGGAATTTCATAAAGAAAATTTGTGGCCGGGGTCAACCACAAGAGGGGAGCAAGTCAGGATTTTTTGCGGACGCGGGCGCATGGGAGGGGGGCTCGACATTCCTTTCCGTATGGATTCATGCACGAAGAGGAGCTGGCCAGCTGCAACCGCGCCCTCTAAATGGGGTTGACCAAAAAATTTCGAATCAGGTCTGGACTAGCGACGCACGGAGAAAAGCATGAAGCAGCGGGTCAAGGAACATTTGTGCCGGGTTTACGGTTTGGGCATGGACGACATAGATGAGCTCTATGGGCTTGGTTGCCAGACGGTGGTCGTCACTCTGGGCCGCCTTGAGGCTGCCTTTTCGCTATGTGACGAACAGGAGATCGCGGACGTGGGGCATATGCTCAAAGGGGCCCTTTTCAACATGGGACTGGTT carries:
- a CDS encoding diguanylate phosphodiesterase, whose amino-acid sequence is MEETYPEQLYDKFFVARQPIFTAQMQIWGYELLFRHEENIQDAVFTDGDQATTQIIADGYNLAVQGLRHGARALVNFPRSVLLGEAPYVLPSDQCVVEILESVMPEPEVLSACSELKRRGYTLALDDFEGSPGLEPLCEMVDIIKIDVLGKTPAQVAAIVAGVKKYDALLLAEKVENHDVFKVCRKLGFTYFQGFFLNRPEVIPGRKLSASQVNKIKLLRELSVPDVESSRLVEIIQTDLSISYRLLKYINSAFFGLQIKVTSIPRAVSMLGSRNLRQWLQVVILSDVSTEDKAHELVRISVQRARFLHLLAQKHPTSFDQDGMFLMGFFSLLDAILDQSMGRVLEEIPLDPAIKRALTDPDDPNAVWLSLLDEIDRCNWDRLTAKTEQMGIPITLVNRLSAEASIWAIWVTS
- a CDS encoding prepilin peptidase → MVELFFYPAFFYTIALILGLCLGSFYNVCVHRYLVGMSVISPGSHCPACGHVLSWWENIPVLSYLLLGAKCRSCKGKIHWRYPAVELLSGILALLFAIKFGPTAQWLTYMVFLGIFLVASFIDLDSFILPDVLTYPAAILALSTPLFLPVDWVETLLGAFFGAGIFLVLQQVYLRLRGIDALGTGDIKLMLSLGALVGLSLLPLMILLSALCALAVAVVYLRRPEGQGLRTAVPFGPFLCLGAVLTLLWGEDLLLMIMNF
- a CDS encoding chemotaxis protein CheX; the protein is MDPSLAKPFIKATKDVLAAMAALEVVAGTPYVKKDKMARGDVSAVIGITGDKQGTFSISFDRKTAVHIVKQMLGDAIEDILQDVQDAMGEITNMISGQARVGLVDMGLKLQGSTPSVIMGDNHTIAHMSSALAIAIPFSCEAGTFTLEFCFE